Proteins encoded together in one Flavobacteriales bacterium window:
- a CDS encoding metallophosphoesterase family protein produces the protein MPRIGLLSDTHGWLDPRLQDHFAECDEIWHAGDIGDLSVTDELAKRKPLRAVWGNIDDVKARSTFPEHQRFTLGGARVWITHIGGRPPRYDRAVIDELRRDPPDLFICGHSHILLVQFDPKLNCLYMNPGAAGRHGWHTMRTAMRFTLEGGKPKDLEVIELGKRGAA, from the coding sequence CCCGCATCGGCCTGCTCTCCGACACCCACGGCTGGCTCGATCCGCGACTTCAGGATCACTTCGCCGAATGCGATGAGATCTGGCACGCCGGCGATATCGGCGATCTCAGCGTGACCGATGAACTGGCGAAGCGGAAGCCCCTGCGCGCGGTATGGGGCAACATCGACGATGTGAAGGCGCGTTCGACGTTTCCAGAGCACCAACGTTTCACGCTGGGCGGCGCGCGCGTCTGGATCACGCACATCGGCGGGCGCCCGCCGCGCTACGACCGTGCGGTGATCGACGAGCTGCGCCGCGACCCGCCGGACCTCTTCATCTGCGGGCATTCGCACATCCTGCTCGTGCAATTCGACCCCAAGCTGAATTGCCTTTACATGAACCCCGGTGCCGCTGGCCGGCATGGATGGCATACCATGAGAACGGCCATGCGCTTCACCCTCGAAGGCGGGAAACCGAAGGACCTGGAAGTGATCGAATTGGGGAAGCGCGGCGCAGCTTGA
- a CDS encoding PKD domain-containing protein, which yields MMRTLHRFATSALACAMAGSAWATHIIGGDMYYDHLGGNQYQVTLRLYRDCGPDNTNNTAFDASAQIAVFTANGALFTDVVVSDPGETVVPVTLNDPCLTAPPSVCVRTTVYIHTFTLPPTPGGYTISYQRCCRTPAMVNLSGQQGLTCTISIPGPPSNVNSSPRFNDYPPIALCLDQDMSFDHSATDPDGDQLVYGLCSPFQGADNINPAPLAGPPPYDPVSWAAGYSGANPINSAPPIAIDPATGVLTVHPTLQGTFTVGVCVSEFRDGSLLGISRRDFMFRVVPCNAAVSAIIAAQGPGQACSLTQAFSNQSIGGQFWLWDFGDPSTTLDVSTAQQPSYTYPAPGTYSVTLIANPGAPCADTTVADYLVAPSLQPTFTVPPPLCGPQEIYFLLAGNIGIAPTIEWSFGPGASPQTAQSIAPTVQFEPIGAQQVTVTVSEFGCSGTFSANLQVHPQPVAAFAEQDSFCDTLGFTFANESVDAASYQWDFGEPGTAADVSSQESPSWIYGVPGYHAVTLIAQNGPVCADTAIRVFDAHLPPPVFFLRPPIRCPGEVALLNASGSQGSATVAWDLGLSGFPNASTSLNVQGIFPEVGTYPVTLTMTEFGCTASYTDSVTVFPMPTVDFTNGSLACVGAEFPFNALVTAATPYSLLWNLGDGTTATAEALVHIYQDPGRYSVSLTASTSTGCVATVTRNKPGAVEVFPKPVAAFTALPDEVSIMDPRIEVADYSSLAAEWLYAIEGEEVTDSAFAHSFADPGQYTITQIVTTEHGCMDSTARLVIVSGHFFYAPTAFTPDGDGKNEAWRPSVVGAREYELAIWDRWGNEVFRTNDPEQGWDGSGYSSSVFVFWARVKEWGAYAKEYRGHFSMLR from the coding sequence CGATTGCGGCCCCGACAACACCAATAACACGGCATTCGATGCCAGCGCGCAGATCGCGGTGTTCACGGCCAATGGGGCCTTGTTCACCGATGTCGTCGTTTCGGATCCGGGGGAGACCGTAGTGCCGGTCACGCTCAACGACCCCTGCCTCACGGCGCCCCCGAGCGTATGCGTCCGCACCACCGTTTACATCCACACATTCACGCTTCCTCCTACGCCAGGGGGCTACACGATCAGCTATCAGCGCTGCTGCCGCACGCCGGCCATGGTGAACCTGTCGGGCCAGCAGGGCCTTACCTGCACCATTTCGATCCCAGGTCCGCCGAGCAATGTGAACAGCTCACCGCGCTTCAACGACTATCCGCCCATCGCGCTGTGCCTCGATCAGGACATGAGCTTCGACCACAGCGCCACCGACCCCGATGGGGATCAGCTCGTGTACGGGCTCTGCTCACCTTTCCAAGGCGCCGATAATATCAATCCCGCTCCTCTGGCCGGACCACCGCCCTACGATCCGGTGAGTTGGGCTGCCGGTTACTCCGGCGCCAATCCGATCAACAGCGCGCCGCCCATCGCCATCGATCCCGCCACCGGGGTCCTAACGGTGCACCCGACGCTGCAAGGAACCTTCACGGTCGGCGTATGCGTGAGCGAATTCCGCGATGGCAGCCTCTTGGGCATTTCCCGCCGCGACTTCATGTTCCGCGTGGTGCCTTGCAATGCGGCGGTGAGCGCGATCATCGCTGCGCAAGGCCCTGGACAAGCCTGCTCGCTCACGCAGGCGTTCAGCAACCAGAGCATCGGCGGGCAGTTCTGGCTTTGGGATTTCGGCGATCCCTCGACCACCCTTGATGTGAGCACCGCGCAGCAACCGAGCTATACCTATCCGGCGCCAGGCACCTACTCGGTCACGTTGATCGCGAATCCGGGCGCTCCCTGCGCCGATACCACGGTTGCCGACTATCTCGTAGCACCTTCGCTTCAGCCCACCTTCACGGTGCCGCCCCCATTGTGCGGGCCGCAGGAAATCTATTTCCTCCTTGCGGGCAACATCGGCATAGCGCCCACCATCGAATGGAGCTTCGGCCCAGGCGCATCACCCCAGACCGCGCAGAGCATTGCGCCGACCGTGCAGTTCGAGCCCATCGGCGCGCAACAGGTCACCGTTACCGTGAGCGAGTTCGGCTGCAGCGGCACCTTCAGCGCCAACCTGCAAGTGCACCCGCAACCGGTCGCCGCCTTCGCTGAGCAGGACAGCTTCTGCGATACGCTCGGCTTCACGTTCGCCAACGAGAGCGTCGATGCCGCGAGCTACCAATGGGACTTCGGTGAGCCAGGGACTGCGGCGGATGTCAGCTCGCAGGAGTCGCCATCCTGGATCTATGGGGTGCCTGGCTACCACGCCGTGACGCTGATCGCGCAGAATGGCCCCGTTTGCGCCGATACGGCCATCCGTGTCTTCGATGCCCATTTGCCACCGCCGGTCTTCTTCCTGCGCCCGCCGATCCGGTGTCCCGGTGAAGTGGCATTGCTGAATGCCAGCGGATCGCAAGGCAGCGCGACCGTTGCTTGGGATCTTGGCCTGAGCGGATTCCCGAACGCATCAACGAGCCTCAACGTGCAAGGCATCTTCCCGGAGGTGGGCACTTACCCGGTGACGCTGACCATGACCGAGTTCGGCTGCACCGCGAGCTACACCGATTCGGTGACGGTATTCCCGATGCCTACGGTCGATTTCACCAATGGATCGCTGGCCTGCGTGGGCGCGGAATTCCCGTTCAACGCATTGGTCACCGCCGCCACACCGTATTCCTTGCTCTGGAACCTCGGCGATGGAACGACCGCCACGGCAGAAGCCCTCGTGCACATCTATCAGGATCCCGGGCGCTATTCGGTCTCGCTCACGGCCAGCACCAGCACCGGCTGCGTGGCCACCGTTACGCGCAACAAGCCCGGTGCGGTCGAGGTGTTCCCGAAGCCCGTTGCGGCCTTCACGGCGCTGCCCGATGAGGTGAGCATCATGGATCCCCGCATCGAGGTCGCCGATTACAGCTCGCTCGCTGCAGAGTGGCTCTACGCCATTGAAGGTGAAGAAGTGACGGATTCAGCCTTCGCGCACTCCTTCGCCGATCCCGGCCAGTACACCATCACGCAGATCGTGACCACCGAGCATGGCTGCATGGACAGCACCGCGCGCCTGGTGATCGTGAGCGGCCATTTCTTCTATGCGCCGACCGCCTTCACGCCCGATGGCGACGGGAAGAACGAGGCCTGGCGCCCGAGCGTGGTGGGTGCGCGCGAGTATGAGCTGGCCATATGGGACCGCTGGGGCAACGAGGTCTTCCGCACCAATGATCCTGAGCAGGGCTGGGATGGCTCGGGGTATAGCTCGAGCGTGTTCGTTTTCTGGGCGCGCGTGAAGGAGTGGGGCGCCTACGCGAAGGAGTACCGTGGGCACTTCAGCATGCTGCGCTGA